The following proteins come from a genomic window of Pleuronectes platessa chromosome 2, fPlePla1.1, whole genome shotgun sequence:
- the lsm3 gene encoding snRNA-associated Sm-like protein LSm3, translating into MADEAEQQPTTNTVEEPLDLIRLSLDERIYVKMRNDRELRGRLHAYDQHLNMILGDVEETVTTVEIDEETYEELYKSTKRNIPMLFVRGDGVVLVAPPLRVG; encoded by the exons CAACCGACCACCAACACAGTGGAGGAGCCGCTGGATCTGATCCGACTGAGTCTGGACGAGCGAATCTACGTGAAGATGAGAAACGACCGGGAGCTGCGTGGCCGACTGCAC GCCTACGATCAGCATCTGAACATGATCCTGGGGGACGTGGAGGAGACGGTGACGACGGTGGAGATCGACGAGGAGACGTACGAAGAACTTTACAAG TCGACCAAGAGGAACATCCCCATGTTGTTTGTGAGAGGAGACGGCGTGGTGCTCGTAGCTCCGCCCCTCAGGGTGGGATAA